A single window of Sphingobacterium sp. ML3W DNA harbors:
- a CDS encoding TonB-dependent siderophore receptor has product MNFAGKVSAQQMFTIDGYLINDKKEAISGATIRLVNSEKAVSTDKQGHFVFDKLNADNYQLAIRAIGYDKLQLKVDIDVESQYLGAVTLSAKSQSIDEVAVYGKYYQKYKFDSISGSLRLQTPILELPQNIQVISSDLMADQQVFDVIDGITRNISGATRQGHWDNQYANIRMRGSKIPAFRNGMNIEASWGPTAEDASMIERIEFVKGPAGFMLASGEPGGFYNVVTKKPTGHSRGSATFNIGSFSTYRGALDLDGKLRKDGKLLYRLNVAGQQKDFYTKYNYSNRIVVAPVLTYLIDTVSSLTLEYTYQGSTYLTNGNYVFSPKQFADPGIANDFFYGDPSFEPNKLKDHSAYLYFDRKLNQNWNFHTQLAYFNFNMIANSTWLNYMKANGDMPRNLSIADEVGENTFGQLSFTGEEHTGGIRHRILVGADFGTKKFWGDFRTLLDSIPTNPLNVYDPKYGIKGDVLPAIDRSKNVKIRAGGNGYVTSLSYMSVYAHDEMAFLEDRLRLSLGLRLTSSQITGASHLADVKDNVLSPRIGLSYSIDKTSSIYTLYDQSFVPVSGTDWEGNAFKPIRGNDLEVGLKKEWFNGKWISSISAYQIKRQNALVADTDPEHIMNGKTFQIQLGETTTKGIEMDITGEIAQGFNINANYAFTDSKISKATDENTIGNITPNTAKHTANAWITYRFQKGMLQGIGFTGSVQTMLDRAIGTTKDANFKNYVRTDGGISYQKGQFNISLVVNNLLDNQKLLTAGSFSKASEAIKAQGGVDYYSYIVEARRNMRLGITYKF; this is encoded by the coding sequence ATGAATTTTGCTGGCAAAGTTTCTGCACAGCAAATGTTTACTATCGACGGTTATTTAATTAATGACAAGAAGGAAGCTATTTCCGGAGCAACCATCCGATTGGTAAATAGCGAGAAAGCAGTTTCTACTGATAAGCAAGGTCACTTTGTATTTGATAAGTTAAATGCCGACAATTATCAGCTCGCTATCAGAGCAATTGGTTACGATAAATTACAGTTAAAAGTCGACATTGATGTAGAAAGTCAGTATTTAGGTGCAGTTACGCTATCTGCGAAGTCACAATCTATTGATGAAGTTGCGGTATACGGTAAATACTATCAGAAATATAAATTTGATAGTATCTCAGGCTCTTTGCGCTTACAAACCCCAATCTTAGAGCTCCCTCAAAATATTCAGGTTATATCGTCAGACTTAATGGCTGATCAACAAGTGTTTGATGTTATTGATGGCATCACGCGTAATATCAGCGGAGCCACCCGTCAAGGCCACTGGGATAATCAATATGCCAACATACGGATGCGGGGTTCGAAAATTCCTGCATTTCGAAATGGAATGAATATCGAAGCTTCTTGGGGTCCGACAGCTGAAGATGCTTCAATGATCGAAAGAATTGAATTTGTAAAAGGACCTGCTGGTTTTATGTTGGCAAGTGGAGAACCTGGTGGTTTTTACAATGTAGTTACAAAAAAGCCTACAGGTCATAGCAGAGGTTCTGCAACCTTCAATATTGGAAGTTTCAGCACATATCGCGGAGCGTTGGATTTGGACGGTAAGCTCAGAAAGGATGGCAAACTACTATATAGATTGAACGTGGCGGGGCAGCAGAAAGACTTCTATACCAAATATAATTATAGCAATCGTATCGTAGTCGCGCCAGTATTGACTTATTTAATTGATACAGTTAGCTCCTTAACTTTAGAATATACCTACCAAGGATCAACATATTTGACTAATGGTAACTATGTGTTTTCGCCCAAACAATTTGCAGATCCAGGTATTGCTAATGATTTTTTCTATGGTGACCCTTCATTTGAGCCCAACAAATTGAAAGACCACAGTGCATATCTTTATTTTGATCGAAAATTGAATCAAAACTGGAATTTTCATACGCAACTAGCCTATTTCAATTTCAATATGATTGCCAATAGTACATGGTTAAATTATATGAAAGCGAATGGCGATATGCCAAGAAATTTATCCATCGCAGATGAAGTTGGTGAGAATACCTTTGGACAGCTATCTTTTACCGGAGAAGAACATACGGGCGGAATTCGTCACCGGATTTTAGTCGGTGCCGATTTCGGTACTAAAAAGTTTTGGGGAGATTTTAGAACCTTATTGGACTCTATCCCTACAAATCCGCTTAATGTATATGATCCAAAGTATGGAATTAAGGGAGACGTGCTACCTGCTATCGACCGTTCGAAAAATGTGAAAATCAGAGCTGGTGGAAACGGATATGTCACGTCACTTTCTTATATGTCAGTATATGCTCACGATGAAATGGCATTTTTAGAAGATAGATTGCGCCTTTCTCTAGGGCTTCGTTTAACGAGTTCTCAAATAACAGGTGCTTCACATTTAGCTGATGTAAAAGATAATGTTTTGAGTCCGCGCATTGGTTTAAGTTATTCTATCGATAAGACATCTAGTATTTATACTTTATATGATCAGTCCTTTGTCCCTGTTTCAGGAACAGATTGGGAAGGTAACGCTTTCAAACCTATTCGTGGAAATGATTTGGAAGTAGGGTTGAAAAAAGAATGGTTTAATGGTAAATGGATATCATCTATAAGTGCTTATCAAATAAAAAGACAAAATGCTTTAGTTGCCGACACTGATCCTGAACATATTATGAATGGTAAAACTTTTCAAATCCAATTGGGCGAAACTACAACTAAAGGGATTGAAATGGATATAACAGGAGAAATAGCACAAGGTTTTAATATTAATGCCAATTATGCATTTACTGATTCAAAGATTTCAAAAGCGACTGATGAAAATACGATAGGAAATATCACGCCAAATACAGCTAAACACACCGCCAATGCATGGATTACTTATCGTTTTCAAAAAGGAATGTTGCAAGGAATTGGATTCACAGGAAGTGTTCAAACGATGTTAGACAGAGCAATTGGAACTACAAAGGATGCTAATTTTAAAAATTATGTACGTACTGATGGGGGAATAAGTTATCAAAAGGGACAATTTAATATTTCTTTGGTCGTCAATAATTTATTGGACAATCAGAAATTGTTGACTGCAGGCTCTTTCAGTAAGGCAAGTGAAGCTATTAAAGCACAAGGTGGGGTTGATTATTATTCGTACATCGTAGAAGCTAGACGTAATATGCGCTTAGGTATTACGTATAAATTCTAA
- a CDS encoding DUF3276 family protein, with protein sequence MGDFENKEREEVFSKKVRAGKRTYFFDVKATRSNDYYITITESKKRFEDGQFIKHKIFLYKEDFEKFAEGLTGVIDYIKSNQEVVEKRYEPNFDDPAYASESSKDDFSF encoded by the coding sequence ATGGGAGATTTTGAAAACAAAGAGCGAGAAGAGGTTTTTTCAAAAAAAGTGAGAGCAGGTAAACGTACTTATTTTTTTGATGTAAAGGCTACACGGTCTAACGATTATTACATTACCATCACAGAGAGTAAGAAACGTTTCGAAGACGGGCAGTTTATTAAACACAAAATATTCTTATATAAAGAGGATTTTGAAAAATTTGCGGAGGGTTTGACAGGTGTAATTGATTACATAAAATCAAATCAAGAAGTTGTCGAAAAACGTTACGAACCCAATTTTGATGATCCAGCATATGCTAGTGAATCATCTAAAGATGATTTTTCTTTCTAA
- a CDS encoding sensor histidine kinase: MKDKLLLHNKNKLILFICLSILIGYFAMQYALMYRSGFPIEITIKDSIINSLMMMLCCYAISTTLNYYIPKPNQIWKVLIIGFIMSGISILGSRLVVQYYLPKEHLKIYDLIIPYRYIVNFLILTSVAIFIIVWNIQEEYISNIKRKQDSENQLREAELYNLRQQLQPHFLFNSLNSIIALIGTKPDQARNMTFQLSDFLRGTLRKENNQLIVLQEELSHLELYLDIEKVRFGHRLDIHIEHDNEVLSSKIPAMILQPLVENAIKHGLYNVTESVIINIKCLLIEKNLHISIDNPFEPNEPIQSKGTGFGLTSIQRRLFLLFGRNDLLDTHSENNIFTSSIKIPQYD; the protein is encoded by the coding sequence ATGAAGGATAAATTATTATTGCATAATAAAAACAAACTAATATTATTCATCTGCTTAAGCATATTGATTGGCTATTTTGCCATGCAATATGCTTTGATGTATCGGTCGGGTTTTCCAATTGAGATAACAATTAAAGACTCCATTATCAATAGTCTCATGATGATGCTTTGCTGCTATGCCATTTCAACAACATTAAACTACTATATCCCAAAACCCAATCAAATTTGGAAAGTATTGATTATAGGGTTTATTATGAGCGGCATCAGCATATTAGGAAGTCGACTTGTCGTTCAATATTATCTTCCGAAGGAACATTTGAAGATCTATGACCTAATTATTCCCTATCGTTATATCGTCAATTTCCTAATTCTAACTTCTGTTGCAATTTTCATCATTGTCTGGAATATCCAAGAAGAATACATTTCCAATATCAAAAGAAAACAAGATTCGGAAAACCAATTGCGAGAAGCCGAATTATATAACCTAAGACAACAACTTCAGCCGCATTTTCTTTTCAATAGCCTAAATTCAATCATAGCATTGATTGGCACCAAGCCAGACCAAGCCCGTAATATGACCTTTCAATTATCCGACTTTTTACGCGGAACTCTCCGAAAAGAAAACAATCAATTGATTGTCCTGCAAGAAGAGTTAAGTCATCTCGAGTTGTACTTAGATATTGAAAAAGTAAGATTTGGCCATAGACTGGATATTCACATCGAACACGATAATGAAGTCTTATCATCTAAAATTCCAGCTATGATTTTACAACCACTTGTCGAAAATGCCATTAAACATGGCCTTTACAATGTAACAGAAAGTGTAATCATCAATATTAAATGCTTACTCATTGAAAAGAACCTACATATTTCGATAGACAATCCATTTGAACCAAACGAACCTATCCAGTCTAAGGGCACAGGATTTGGACTTACGAGTATACAAAGACGGTTATTTCTTCTTTTTGGACGAAATGACCTCCTTGACACCCATAGTGAAAACAATATATTTACAAGTAGTATCAAAATCCCACAATATGATTAA
- a CDS encoding FadR/GntR family transcriptional regulator: protein MSTNPTLVNFMNSIDTSSLVDKVEKEIINLFINQGLKVGDALPKELELAETLGVSRTVIREAMLRLRLVGLVDSKKHRGAVLTSPDLISPMKKSLYPTIMDDKTLRDLFEMRLILELGMADLLYQRITPEDIEELETIVGKESNALDNSIFDIETEVAFHGKLYEISGNIMLKDFQNLLLPVFKFVHSSGMLVEKFNSKNFISHRGLVDILKVGTPEVFRNAMRKHLDNHFLRIQQYDNKIED, encoded by the coding sequence ATGAGTACAAATCCAACATTAGTCAATTTCATGAACTCCATTGACACTTCTTCTTTAGTAGATAAAGTGGAGAAAGAAATTATCAATTTATTTATTAATCAAGGGCTAAAAGTAGGTGATGCACTTCCAAAGGAATTGGAGTTAGCAGAAACTTTAGGGGTTAGTCGAACTGTTATCCGTGAGGCCATGTTACGTTTACGATTAGTAGGCCTAGTAGACTCTAAAAAACATCGAGGTGCAGTATTGACAAGCCCAGATTTGATTAGCCCAATGAAGAAATCACTTTATCCAACGATTATGGATGATAAGACTCTTCGTGATTTATTTGAAATGCGATTGATTTTGGAACTCGGAATGGCAGATCTATTATATCAACGCATCACACCTGAAGATATTGAGGAGTTGGAAACAATTGTGGGTAAAGAGTCGAATGCGCTAGATAACAGTATATTTGATATTGAAACTGAAGTCGCATTTCATGGTAAGTTATATGAAATCAGTGGTAATATTATGCTGAAGGACTTTCAGAACTTACTCTTACCAGTTTTTAAATTTGTACACTCAAGTGGTATGCTGGTAGAGAAATTTAATTCGAAAAATTTCATATCTCATCGCGGGCTTGTGGATATATTAAAAGTTGGAACTCCTGAGGTGTTCCGTAATGCAATGCGTAAACATTTAGACAATCATTTTCTACGCATACAACAATATGATAACAAAATTGAAGATTAA
- a CDS encoding LiaF transmembrane domain-containing protein, translating to MEKEPFIPKSNNSKNIIGGVIILIGILLLLKNLDLDFFFPSWIFGWYTFALIIPGLIIGMNSNFKNKASVILIALGVAFLVKEIMHTDFGGVIFPILIIGLGAYFIIGRKNGIPPLPPMPLNPNSPPPSPTDYDWDKRVVSTTIDENVKVDDVTDEAGNRSTGDSTANDSNNQGLPNGQTFGAQQYAQTENNFEDVLNVNSIFASVKKFILSKNFRGGNIACMFGSVSIDLTQADITDVAVIDAFQMFGSAKITVPANWTVYSNVSSVFGDVDDRRYTLGLSRDPSKKLYITGTCLFGNLTIRNA from the coding sequence ATGGAAAAAGAGCCATTCATACCAAAAAGCAACAACAGTAAAAATATTATTGGTGGTGTTATCATACTTATCGGAATTCTATTATTATTAAAAAATTTAGACTTAGACTTCTTCTTCCCTTCTTGGATTTTTGGGTGGTATACATTTGCATTGATTATACCAGGACTGATTATTGGGATGAACTCCAATTTTAAAAACAAAGCATCCGTTATCTTGATTGCATTAGGTGTAGCATTTCTTGTAAAAGAAATCATGCATACAGATTTTGGGGGAGTTATATTTCCCATATTGATTATAGGATTAGGTGCTTATTTTATTATTGGCCGCAAAAATGGTATACCGCCACTTCCTCCTATGCCACTCAATCCCAACAGTCCTCCTCCATCCCCTACGGATTACGATTGGGACAAGCGCGTTGTCTCGACAACAATCGATGAGAATGTAAAAGTTGATGATGTTACAGATGAAGCAGGTAACCGATCAACCGGAGATTCGACCGCAAATGATAGTAATAATCAAGGTCTGCCTAACGGGCAGACCTTTGGTGCTCAACAATACGCGCAGACCGAAAATAATTTTGAAGATGTACTGAATGTCAACTCTATCTTTGCAAGCGTTAAAAAATTCATCCTATCCAAAAATTTCAGAGGTGGAAATATCGCATGTATGTTTGGTAGTGTATCCATTGACCTAACACAAGCGGATATAACAGATGTGGCAGTGATTGATGCCTTCCAGATGTTTGGAAGTGCCAAAATCACAGTTCCTGCAAATTGGACAGTTTATTCAAATGTCTCCTCAGTTTTTGGCGATGTAGATGACCGCCGCTATACACTGGGTCTTAGCAGAGATCCATCTAAAAAATTATATATTACAGGTACTTGTCTTTTTGGAAATTTAACCATTAGAAATGCCTAG